The proteins below are encoded in one region of Aeromonas veronii:
- the hypD gene encoding hydrogenase formation protein HypD, translating to MLSLNDLFQGFREPQVIRALAAQITELAKDLPEPLRVMEVCGGHTHTIMKYGLPQLLPECIEFVHGPGCPVCVMPKERIDQAMELAAQPGVILVTLGDMIRVPGSKGSLAQQRAKGSDIRPVYDPLDALRIAKENPDNTVVFFAIGFETSTPMTAALLAAAETAGVTNLLFHINHVLVPPAIHAVMADGVAKVNAFIGPSHVSVITGADIYLPIVERYQVPVVVSGFEPVDVMEALLMMVRQKVEGRCALEVQYSRAVTAHGNRAAQRLVEHYFETREHFRWRGLGDINASALRLRDAFAARDAERHFSLNQTPIDDHKACQCADILRGLAKPHQCKVFGRGCTPTQPMGSCMVSSEGACNAYYRYMGIQSA from the coding sequence ATGCTGAGCCTGAACGATCTGTTCCAGGGTTTTCGTGAGCCCCAGGTGATCCGCGCCCTCGCGGCCCAGATCACCGAGCTTGCAAAGGATTTGCCGGAGCCCCTGCGGGTGATGGAGGTCTGCGGCGGCCACACCCACACCATCATGAAGTACGGCCTGCCCCAGCTGCTGCCCGAGTGCATCGAGTTCGTCCACGGCCCCGGCTGCCCGGTCTGCGTGATGCCGAAAGAACGCATCGATCAGGCCATGGAGCTGGCCGCCCAGCCGGGCGTCATCCTGGTGACGCTCGGCGACATGATAAGAGTGCCGGGCTCCAAGGGCTCCTTGGCCCAGCAGCGGGCCAAAGGCAGCGATATCCGCCCCGTCTATGACCCCCTCGATGCCCTGAGGATCGCGAAGGAGAACCCGGACAACACCGTGGTGTTCTTCGCCATCGGCTTCGAGACCTCCACCCCCATGACGGCGGCGCTGCTGGCAGCCGCCGAGACAGCCGGGGTGACCAACCTGCTGTTTCATATCAACCATGTGCTGGTACCCCCCGCCATTCACGCCGTCATGGCCGACGGGGTCGCCAAGGTCAACGCCTTCATCGGCCCCTCCCACGTCAGCGTCATCACCGGCGCCGACATCTATCTGCCGATCGTCGAGCGCTACCAGGTACCCGTGGTGGTGAGCGGCTTCGAGCCGGTGGACGTGATGGAGGCGCTCTTGATGATGGTGCGCCAGAAGGTGGAGGGGCGCTGCGCCCTCGAGGTGCAATACAGCCGCGCCGTCACCGCCCACGGCAACCGCGCCGCCCAGCGGCTGGTCGAACACTATTTCGAGACCCGGGAGCACTTTCGCTGGCGCGGGCTCGGGGACATCAACGCCTCCGCCCTGCGCCTGCGGGACGCCTTCGCCGCGCGGGATGCGGAGCGTCATTTCTCCCTCAACCAGACCCCCATCGACGATCACAAGGCGTGCCAGTGCGCCGACATCCTGCGCGGGCTCGCCAAGCCGCACCAGTGCAAGGTCTTTGGCCGGGGCTGCACCCCGACCCAGCCCATGGGCAGCTGCATGGTGAGCTCGGAGGGGGCCTGCAACGCCTACTACCGCTATATGGGGATCCAATCAGCATGA
- a CDS encoding HypC/HybG/HupF family hydrogenase formation chaperone, whose product MCLSIPSQVVQLHPEDNCVTVDTLGVLRRVSCMLIEEPLALGDYVLLHIGFVMSKIDEEEAQASLESFRQMVALMPEQDILPC is encoded by the coding sequence ATGTGCCTTTCCATTCCCTCCCAGGTGGTGCAACTGCACCCCGAAGATAACTGCGTCACCGTCGACACCCTGGGGGTGCTGCGGCGGGTCAGCTGCATGCTGATCGAGGAGCCGCTGGCGCTCGGGGACTATGTGTTGCTCCACATCGGTTTCGTGATGAGCAAGATTGACGAAGAGGAAGCCCAGGCGAGCCTCGAGAGCTTCCGCCAGATGGTGGCCCTGATGCCCGAGCAGGACATACTGCCATGCTGA
- the hypF gene encoding carbamoyltransferase HypF, translated as MSQQPDTSRLRREFHLDGIVQGVGFRPFVYGLALRHGLTGYVLNDANGVTIGAEGAPQALAAFAHALKTQAPTLSRIDRFSEQPLPLDDAPDFDGAFHIRASEQQSAATVAISPDQGMCEACARDIANPADRHHRYPFTNCTHCGPRYTIIRRLPYDRPHTAMANFAMCPHCARAYEDPLDRRYHAQPVSCPACGPHLTWRAGSGDVLAEREDALQAAARALQAGQLVAVKGMGGYHLMCDARNEQAVARLRRLKRRERKPLAVMMGTLDEARLHVDGGAEEWALLSSQPRPITLLCKKPAGEQPARAVPLAEGIAPGIPYLGVMLPYTPLHQLLLEACAIPLVATSANGRGSPILIAGEAVVAELGPQIDGILDHDRPILHPCDDSLVQWAGGRQQTLRLARGYAPSTPSLKEAVQQSVLAVGAQQKNQLALAFGRQRIYSPYIGDLHSLPMQQHFEQTLETFRGLYDLKPSTLVSDRHPGYLSHRWAKDYCAAEGATHLEVQHHHAHLLGVMAEHDMTGPVLGFAFDGTGLGDDGTLWGGELLLADVRGFERLAHLKPFRLIGGEAAIREPVRQLLGLLFESLSPDEIVALDIPAINQLPAKQIGNLHQLWRLGRNAPHTSSMGRLFDAVAALLGLIDTPDYEGEAGLLLEAAALRLAPDAEPWPLHFAITEQAGGPLLIDWTPLIAGLLGQRGQVDPARLAAGFIHAIAELVTALAARFPGYPVALGGGVFQNRVLMDWLIPRLDAAGRKALTSQTLPLNDGGIAAGQLWFAIHHLAQGPSALPAVPES; from the coding sequence ATGAGTCAGCAGCCAGACACGTCCCGCCTGCGCCGCGAGTTTCACCTCGACGGCATCGTGCAGGGGGTGGGGTTTCGCCCCTTCGTCTATGGTTTGGCCCTGCGCCACGGCCTCACCGGCTATGTGCTCAACGACGCCAACGGCGTCACCATCGGGGCCGAGGGTGCCCCCCAAGCGCTGGCCGCCTTTGCCCACGCACTCAAGACCCAGGCGCCCACCCTCAGCCGCATCGACCGTTTCAGCGAACAGCCTCTCCCGCTGGATGACGCCCCCGACTTCGATGGTGCCTTTCATATCCGGGCCAGCGAGCAGCAAAGCGCCGCCACCGTCGCCATCTCGCCGGATCAGGGAATGTGCGAGGCCTGCGCCCGGGACATCGCCAACCCGGCGGATCGCCACCATCGTTACCCCTTCACCAATTGCACCCACTGTGGCCCGCGCTACACCATCATCCGACGCCTCCCCTACGACAGGCCCCACACCGCCATGGCGAATTTCGCCATGTGCCCGCACTGCGCTCGCGCCTATGAGGATCCGCTGGACAGGCGCTATCACGCCCAGCCGGTGAGCTGCCCCGCCTGTGGCCCGCACCTCACCTGGCGTGCAGGCAGCGGGGATGTTCTGGCCGAGCGAGAGGATGCCCTGCAAGCGGCCGCCCGGGCCCTGCAGGCCGGTCAGCTTGTCGCGGTCAAGGGGATGGGAGGCTATCACCTGATGTGCGATGCCCGAAACGAGCAGGCTGTGGCACGGCTGCGCCGACTCAAACGCCGCGAGCGCAAGCCGCTGGCGGTGATGATGGGTACCCTCGACGAGGCCAGGTTGCACGTGGATGGCGGCGCAGAAGAGTGGGCACTGCTCAGCTCCCAGCCCCGTCCCATCACCTTGCTTTGCAAGAAACCAGCGGGTGAGCAGCCAGCCAGGGCGGTGCCACTGGCCGAGGGCATCGCCCCCGGCATCCCCTATCTCGGCGTCATGCTGCCCTACACCCCCCTGCACCAGTTGCTGCTGGAGGCCTGCGCCATCCCGCTGGTGGCCACCAGCGCCAACGGTCGCGGCAGCCCCATTCTCATCGCGGGCGAGGCGGTGGTTGCCGAGCTAGGCCCCCAGATAGACGGCATCCTGGATCACGATCGCCCCATCCTGCACCCCTGCGACGACAGCCTGGTGCAGTGGGCGGGGGGACGGCAGCAGACCCTGCGGCTGGCCCGCGGTTACGCCCCCAGCACCCCCAGCCTGAAGGAGGCGGTACAGCAATCCGTGCTGGCGGTGGGGGCCCAGCAGAAGAATCAGCTGGCGCTCGCCTTCGGTCGCCAGCGGATCTACAGCCCCTATATCGGGGATCTGCACAGCCTGCCGATGCAGCAGCACTTCGAGCAGACCCTGGAGACTTTCCGTGGCCTCTACGATCTCAAGCCCAGTACCCTGGTATCGGACCGCCACCCCGGTTATCTCAGCCATCGGTGGGCCAAAGACTATTGCGCGGCAGAGGGGGCGACTCACCTCGAGGTGCAACACCACCACGCCCATTTGCTAGGGGTGATGGCGGAGCACGATATGACAGGCCCTGTGCTGGGCTTTGCCTTCGACGGCACCGGCCTGGGTGACGATGGCACCCTCTGGGGGGGCGAGCTGCTGCTCGCCGACGTGCGAGGGTTTGAGCGCCTCGCCCACCTCAAGCCATTTCGGCTGATCGGCGGCGAGGCCGCCATCCGCGAGCCGGTGCGCCAGCTGCTCGGCCTGCTGTTCGAATCCCTATCGCCCGATGAGATAGTCGCCCTCGACATTCCGGCGATCAATCAACTGCCCGCAAAACAGATAGGCAATCTGCACCAGCTCTGGCGCCTGGGCCGCAATGCCCCCCATACCAGCTCCATGGGCCGGCTGTTCGATGCCGTGGCCGCCCTCTTGGGGCTCATCGACACCCCGGATTACGAAGGGGAAGCCGGGCTCTTGCTGGAGGCGGCGGCCCTGCGCCTCGCGCCGGATGCCGAGCCCTGGCCCCTGCATTTTGCAATCACCGAACAGGCCGGCGGCCCCTTGCTGATCGACTGGACGCCGCTCATTGCCGGGTTGCTCGGGCAGCGCGGCCAGGTAGATCCCGCTCGCCTCGCCGCCGGCTTTATCCACGCCATCGCTGAGCTTGTCACCGCCCTGGCCGCACGCTTCCCCGGCTATCCGGTGGCGCTGGGGGGCGGCGTCTTCCAGAATCGCGTGCTGATGGACTGGCTCATCCCCCGCCTCGACGCGGCCGGACGCAAGGCACTGACCAGCCAGACCCTGCCCCTCAACGACGGCGGCATCGCCGCCGGCCAGCTCTGGTTTGCCATCCATCACCTTGCGCAAGGGCCCAGCGCCCTGCCCGCCGTGCCGGAGTCTTGA
- a CDS encoding SelB domain-containing protein, translating to MSSYRSVIGLAGHVDHGKTLLIQALTGIITARAHEQAIGMTQDLGFAHFDDGLGNTIGVIDVPGHERYVRNMVAGLWSLDLVLLVIAADEGWMPMTGDHLRLLKAMGVPRLLVCINKCDLVSPAELAQLEEQLLERVMDESGMVPDIVCVSAKSGHNIGALHAAIVRQLADVAAVQAAREQLPPRLYVDRVFTASGIGTVLTGTLQQGCLRVGDKLRLYPAGREVQVRSLQAYHRQVDEIGAVCRVAVGLKKVPHKEVARGHCLASASGHCLGGEDGPAAATQLIVRLEEDARPVRERRNREVEVALGSWHGRAQLVYLRTTETDDQPELARLRFASPLPCFFGQPLAIIRHGSSELLHGARILWCGDVHPARRRALHHLLRALPRDLAGHSPARLQLALSGYALASTFDALPPDAEPLGEWVVNPGWLADALTAVENALDTEPMSAAELANRLQVAPALIGLLLQRLKGEQRIRLHHDKWQRGDGESEDDLGEEALLVLKLVRDQGKEGYEPGKLGPGGVAIDPVLKLRLPQGLQQKGALPKQLRNLARLKYLVQLEGPIYYDAALYQQMVQAVLAGQQVGDLIDMGSLKERVGLSRKYAIPFCLRMEMDGWLRREENDRRVLRLPANAPQSGEAQP from the coding sequence ATGAGCTCCTATCGCTCCGTCATCGGCCTCGCCGGCCACGTGGATCATGGCAAGACCCTGCTGATCCAGGCTCTCACCGGCATCATCACCGCCCGCGCCCACGAGCAGGCCATCGGCATGACCCAGGATCTCGGCTTCGCCCACTTCGACGACGGGTTGGGCAATACCATCGGGGTCATCGACGTGCCCGGCCACGAGCGTTATGTGCGCAACATGGTGGCGGGGCTCTGGAGCCTGGATCTGGTGCTCTTGGTGATTGCCGCCGACGAGGGCTGGATGCCCATGACCGGCGATCACCTGCGCCTGCTCAAGGCCATGGGGGTCCCGCGCCTGCTGGTATGCATCAACAAGTGCGATCTGGTGAGTCCGGCTGAGCTGGCCCAACTGGAAGAACAGTTGCTGGAGCGGGTGATGGACGAGAGCGGCATGGTGCCGGACATCGTCTGCGTCAGCGCCAAAAGCGGCCATAACATAGGCGCGCTGCACGCCGCCATCGTACGCCAGCTGGCGGATGTGGCAGCAGTGCAGGCTGCCCGCGAGCAACTGCCCCCCCGCCTCTATGTGGACAGGGTCTTCACCGCCAGCGGCATCGGCACCGTGCTCACCGGCACCCTGCAGCAGGGGTGCCTGCGGGTGGGGGACAAGCTGCGCCTTTACCCCGCTGGCCGTGAGGTGCAGGTGCGCTCCCTGCAGGCCTATCACCGACAGGTCGACGAGATTGGCGCCGTCTGCCGGGTGGCGGTGGGGCTTAAAAAAGTGCCCCACAAGGAGGTGGCTCGCGGCCACTGCCTCGCCAGCGCCAGCGGGCACTGCCTGGGTGGCGAGGATGGCCCCGCCGCCGCGACCCAGCTCATCGTGCGACTCGAGGAGGATGCTCGGCCGGTGCGAGAGCGGCGCAACCGGGAGGTGGAAGTGGCCCTCGGCAGCTGGCACGGCCGTGCCCAGCTGGTCTATCTTCGCACCACCGAGACCGATGACCAGCCCGAGCTGGCGCGCCTTCGCTTTGCCAGCCCCCTTCCCTGCTTCTTCGGCCAGCCCCTTGCCATCATCCGCCACGGCAGCAGCGAATTGCTGCACGGCGCCCGCATACTCTGGTGCGGCGACGTTCATCCGGCCAGGCGCAGGGCGCTGCACCATCTGCTGCGAGCCCTGCCCCGGGATCTCGCGGGCCACAGCCCCGCCCGCTTGCAACTGGCGCTCAGCGGGTATGCCCTCGCCAGCACGTTCGATGCCCTGCCCCCGGATGCCGAGCCTCTGGGGGAGTGGGTCGTCAACCCGGGCTGGCTTGCAGATGCCCTCACGGCCGTGGAAAACGCCCTCGATACCGAACCCATGAGCGCTGCCGAGCTGGCCAACCGGTTGCAGGTAGCCCCGGCCCTGATCGGCTTGCTGCTGCAACGGCTCAAGGGAGAGCAGCGTATTCGCCTGCACCACGACAAGTGGCAACGGGGCGATGGCGAGTCGGAAGATGATCTCGGGGAAGAGGCGCTGCTGGTGCTCAAACTGGTGCGAGATCAAGGCAAGGAGGGCTATGAGCCCGGTAAACTGGGCCCCGGCGGCGTGGCCATAGACCCCGTGCTCAAGCTGCGCCTGCCACAGGGTTTGCAACAAAAGGGCGCACTGCCGAAGCAGTTGCGCAATCTGGCGAGACTCAAGTACCTGGTACAGCTGGAAGGCCCCATCTACTACGATGCCGCGCTCTATCAACAGATGGTTCAGGCCGTGCTGGCAGGCCAGCAGGTGGGGGATCTGATCGACATGGGATCACTGAAAGAGAGAGTCGGGCTGTCACGCAAATACGCCATCCCGTTCTGCCTTCGCATGGAGATGGATGGCTGGCTCAGGCGGGAAGAGAACGACCGGCGGGTGCTGCGCCTGCCCGCGAACGCGCCGCAATCTGGCGAGGCGCAGCCATGA